One Prodigiosinella aquatilis DNA window includes the following coding sequences:
- a CDS encoding amino acid adenylation domain-containing protein, which translates to MSETMLTPDVQAEYLELPLIAAQPGIWIADQIASQRNTFTVAHAVELCGSLDRRCLDAAIRQGLAEADTVHACFYLDDEGTPLQRIPRRWTPQQVIAPEWLDLSQEAEGESAARALMADDLAAELSADGQRPLYRQVVIRVSDYPERWFWYQRFHHLQLDGFAFDALTRRIVDIYNALCRGRQPADTPFVPFVRVVEEYQHWQNTPAYQCAAAFWQQHASDLATPVSLATEVCHPVPEGTRTLHQHLSVDASLFDALKCDTRLQQVQPTDIVMAALYVYLYRMSGESRLSVGFPFMRRMGSEALCATGPVVNVLPLQLTLQPDMTLIDVTLALVREIKAVRRHQRYEAEQLRRDLGLVGSSQGLYGPVINFKIYNTELRLNGVPAVTHTLAMGPIDDLEFELGFHDGTLHLELVANPTRYDRQTLQWHAERIDYLLHQLVQQPQQAIGLLSLINDAERQRVAGWGSGPLLSMPSGVESVLDMFLQQVVKQPDAVALICGDERLSYQELSARVMRLARVLIDQGVGSEDVVAIGIPRSVDSLVAIFGVLASGAAYMPLDLDYPRERLMLMCEDARPVLLLTYRAVAPQLPELSQRLYLDDAVVRAACDAMSPLPVSNAERRETLRSEHLAYMIYTSGSTGRPKGVMSTHGGLLNLLLSHATLLFGPAIEKFSRQHGRRMRAGHSASFSFDSSWEPLFCLMLGSELCIFDEELRRDAWALVQHMKQMPIDLLDITPSFLSQLIDSGLLEPDNHQPAFIMIGGEAATPRLWQLMQQHPEIDIHNYYGPSEYTIDTLGASIGVADQPVIGRPVANTEVWLLDHRLQPVPPGVAGELYIAGAGIARGYLRRPDLTAARFVANPFRCGEVMYRTGDLMRWRSDGQLAFIGRVDHQIKVRGFRVELGEVENALVALPQVSTAVVIAESIGVTHRLIGYCSVPDDALRAMADISGGLLAQLATQLPEYMLPSVLVVMETLPLTVNGKIDRQALPRPQPVALTQGREAKNEQEALLCQSIAALLGLERMGADDDFFALGGDSISAMGLGTLLRRAGWQLRPREIFAQRTPARMVLAMQPVDAGDTLPSVLQQGAIDGLPILHWFAQQQGIDCCFAHGVFLQVPAALQLTHVEQALAALITAHPALAAFTRDNRLIVGETPPIEVTARSCVWAVTDDLASSAELAFEAVIEQLDSAAGRMVQAALLQDEHQSCGLVLVIHHLVVDGVSWRVLLPELQQAANAAMAGQAITLAAEEHSLHDWSAYLQADMPRRRAELPFWQSMLQDAVPRLGHRGLDREYDRQYTQCEKRLLLGTAQTAALLGGVPHYYRASVEEVLLCALSMACAWRYAVSQLRFTLESHGRIDAGQGVDLARTVGWLTAEYPVQIGWSTVGDDLPWQAIRAVKRVLRAVPDRGIGYGVLRYLDTDNENVLATLEQQYAPEILFNYLGRFAAGEGEWTPQRTPHYFCDAFAVAQDRQMRLGHALEVNIFVDEHPADSRLAINWGWAESIFTEHDIDELHRAMVQAVDTLLALAQQDPLRAADTLVAADVALPRVTDDDVAQLTRTYGPLADVLPVLPLQLGLLFHAQVSETAGSYNSLTRLSLSGSLPVAHLSRALEAVVRHHPQLAARFDTEQTLTPLQLLPLLRDDTAYWSLDVRSLPALDTQNEAAALLTLEKAELARDLFHQPGAMLHALLVQHADEPRYTLFLTAHHLVVDGWSTPVLLRDLFTVLHHGEAALDAHRVSYPDVIRQLVARDRAISRQRWQSVLQGVRPTLLFGEASPTSEVGELELLLEPALEQGLVSCCRQYGLTLNTLMQGIWGVLLSAYSGFDDVIFGSPVSGRFGQIDGLEQHVGLFSNTLPVRVQLDVQQSLLSQLSGLQAQQIQLIEHDDLGLGEIQQLAGSGTLFDTLLVVENYPDHGVPGDGVMGVRCDGIHNRGYTHYPLTLLVLPGERLRLLMEYRANVPQPHRLAQRLLMLLEQVVKRPEVPLGEWVLQTSDEQALLAVVNQTDHAVPAGTLHQAVAEQAYRTPERVALVDGEHQLTYRQMRIQTRLLSDRLINAGVRPGDIVAVALPRSVRLSLALMAILEAGAAWLPLDTGYPDDRLVLMVDDAQPRLIITESHLQSRFAPLAMTLLLDRLAAEVDQPPVSSVVAVDPRQAAYVIYTSGSTGRPKGVVVSHQAIVNRLWWMQDCYALTGDDVVLQKTPCSFDVSVWEFFWPLMTGARLVMAPPEAHRDPDALLQLIADYAVTTLHFVPSMLAAWVGALEMRQRRDVGCDSLRRVFCSGEALSRDLAESYQALVAAPLHNLYGPTEAAVDVTYQPASGDALARCYAPGVPIGKPVWNTRLYILDRYLRPVPVGVAGDLYLCGVQLAEGYWRRPDLTASRFIADPFASGERMYRTGDIARWLEDGAVEYLGRSDDQLKIRGQRIELGEIEQQLLAQPGIAQAVVCARELGEHGNRLRGADARQLVAWVIPQEGTSLDADALHQALARQLPAHMLPVSYVQMDNFPLSANGKLDRNALPAPAAPQNSGRLPRSDGERLLATLFADALERETVFADDDFFVLGGHSLLAMRLAADIRRRLNRSLSVGQIMVARSVENIAALLDGTTDADSAENRGMGDILPLRTGRGPTLFCLHPASGFAWQYTGLLRYLSGRYPLVGLQSPRPQGGIADCDSLEEICERYLVTIRHIQPQGPYFLLGYSLGGTLAHGIAARLTQVGERVAFLGLLDTYPVEGQDWSGPSEEDARHEVMREQAAFMAAAEEEPDPQLRAEKATMLNSIVANYQDAVRLLSQAVTPDYHGEVTLFVATHTLPAGMDIQSTWAPYVSSLALYPQPCEHADILSPASLECLGPLLNRLLAEYSELA; encoded by the coding sequence GTGTCTGAAACAATGTTAACGCCTGATGTTCAGGCGGAATATCTGGAACTGCCCCTGATTGCCGCCCAGCCTGGAATCTGGATTGCTGATCAAATCGCCAGCCAACGTAATACGTTTACTGTGGCACATGCTGTTGAATTGTGCGGGAGTCTGGATCGTCGCTGTCTTGATGCCGCCATCCGTCAGGGATTGGCGGAGGCGGATACGGTTCATGCCTGTTTTTATCTGGACGATGAGGGTACGCCGTTACAACGCATTCCCCGGCGATGGACGCCGCAGCAGGTTATCGCCCCGGAATGGCTGGACTTGAGTCAGGAGGCGGAAGGAGAATCCGCCGCACGTGCGCTGATGGCTGACGACCTCGCCGCTGAACTGTCGGCTGATGGGCAGCGTCCGTTATATCGTCAGGTCGTGATACGCGTTTCAGACTATCCTGAACGCTGGTTTTGGTATCAGCGCTTCCATCATCTGCAATTGGATGGTTTCGCTTTTGATGCGCTGACCCGACGTATTGTGGATATCTATAATGCGCTGTGTCGCGGACGACAACCCGCCGACACGCCATTTGTCCCATTCGTGCGGGTGGTAGAGGAATATCAGCACTGGCAGAACACACCGGCTTATCAATGCGCCGCTGCATTCTGGCAGCAACATGCCAGTGACTTAGCCACGCCCGTCTCGCTGGCGACAGAAGTATGTCATCCGGTGCCTGAAGGAACCCGCACGCTACATCAACATTTGTCAGTCGATGCGTCACTGTTTGATGCACTGAAATGCGATACGCGGTTACAACAGGTACAGCCAACGGACATCGTGATGGCGGCGTTATATGTCTACCTCTACCGAATGAGCGGTGAATCACGTTTGTCGGTGGGTTTCCCATTTATGCGGCGCATGGGGTCGGAGGCGTTATGCGCCACGGGTCCAGTGGTTAACGTATTGCCGCTGCAATTGACTCTGCAACCGGATATGACGCTGATCGACGTTACACTGGCATTGGTGCGTGAGATCAAGGCAGTACGTCGCCATCAACGTTATGAGGCGGAACAACTGCGGCGTGACCTTGGTCTGGTGGGCAGCAGCCAAGGATTGTATGGCCCGGTTATCAATTTCAAGATCTATAACACTGAACTGAGACTGAATGGGGTGCCTGCCGTCACTCATACACTAGCGATGGGGCCGATCGACGATCTGGAATTTGAGCTCGGTTTCCATGACGGCACACTTCATCTGGAGCTGGTGGCCAATCCGACACGTTATGATCGGCAAACGCTGCAATGGCATGCCGAGCGTATCGATTACCTGCTGCATCAATTGGTGCAGCAACCACAACAGGCGATTGGTCTACTGTCATTGATCAACGACGCTGAGCGACAGCGTGTTGCTGGTTGGGGCAGCGGTCCACTCCTGAGTATGCCTTCCGGCGTGGAATCCGTACTGGATATGTTTTTACAGCAGGTAGTAAAACAGCCGGATGCGGTAGCGTTGATCTGTGGCGATGAGCGGCTCAGCTACCAGGAGTTGTCGGCCAGAGTAATGCGGCTGGCGAGGGTATTGATAGATCAGGGCGTGGGATCTGAGGATGTGGTGGCGATCGGTATTCCTCGCTCGGTGGATTCGCTGGTGGCTATTTTCGGTGTACTGGCCAGCGGTGCCGCCTATATGCCGTTGGATCTGGATTATCCACGAGAACGTCTGATGCTGATGTGCGAGGATGCCAGACCGGTGCTGCTGCTGACGTATCGAGCGGTTGCGCCGCAACTGCCGGAACTGTCGCAGAGGTTATATCTGGATGATGCTGTGGTACGGGCTGCATGTGATGCCATGTCGCCGTTACCGGTGAGCAATGCCGAACGTCGTGAAACTCTGCGCAGCGAACATCTGGCCTACATGATCTATACCTCTGGTTCAACCGGACGGCCGAAAGGGGTGATGAGCACTCACGGTGGGTTGCTAAATCTGCTGCTTTCCCATGCCACCTTGCTGTTTGGTCCGGCGATTGAAAAATTTTCTCGGCAACATGGTCGTCGTATGCGTGCCGGTCATAGCGCGTCATTCTCGTTTGACTCGTCATGGGAACCGCTGTTTTGCCTGATGCTGGGCAGTGAACTGTGTATTTTCGATGAAGAGTTACGTCGTGATGCCTGGGCGCTGGTGCAGCACATGAAGCAGATGCCCATCGATTTGCTGGATATCACGCCCTCATTCTTATCACAGTTGATCGACAGCGGTTTGCTGGAACCTGACAACCACCAACCGGCCTTCATTATGATTGGCGGGGAAGCGGCCACACCACGGCTGTGGCAACTTATGCAGCAGCACCCGGAAATCGATATTCACAACTACTACGGGCCGTCGGAATATACCATCGACACATTGGGCGCCAGCATTGGGGTGGCGGATCAACCGGTAATCGGTCGACCGGTCGCCAATACTGAGGTCTGGTTGCTGGATCATCGTTTACAGCCGGTACCACCGGGTGTGGCGGGAGAGCTATACATCGCCGGCGCGGGGATCGCGCGGGGTTATCTGCGCCGTCCAGATCTGACAGCTGCTCGCTTTGTGGCCAATCCGTTCCGCTGCGGCGAGGTAATGTACCGTACCGGTGATCTGATGCGCTGGCGTAGCGATGGTCAGTTGGCATTTATCGGGCGGGTGGATCACCAGATTAAAGTTCGTGGTTTCCGGGTTGAGCTGGGCGAAGTGGAAAATGCGCTGGTTGCGTTACCGCAGGTCAGTACCGCGGTAGTTATTGCGGAATCGATAGGCGTCACACATCGATTGATTGGTTATTGTTCGGTGCCGGATGATGCTTTGCGTGCAATGGCGGATATTTCCGGCGGTCTGCTGGCGCAACTGGCGACGCAATTACCCGAGTATATGCTGCCGTCCGTACTGGTGGTGATGGAGACGTTACCGCTGACCGTCAACGGGAAAATCGACCGTCAGGCGTTGCCTCGGCCACAGCCGGTTGCTCTGACGCAGGGGCGTGAGGCGAAAAATGAGCAGGAAGCCCTGCTTTGCCAGTCGATTGCCGCATTGCTGGGGCTGGAACGTATGGGAGCCGATGATGATTTCTTCGCCTTGGGCGGCGACAGTATTTCTGCTATGGGGTTGGGAACGTTATTGCGTCGGGCCGGTTGGCAGTTACGTCCACGGGAAATCTTTGCTCAGCGAACACCGGCACGGATGGTATTGGCGATGCAGCCAGTTGATGCGGGGGATACCCTGCCGTCGGTGCTGCAACAGGGCGCCATTGACGGACTGCCAATTTTGCACTGGTTCGCGCAACAACAGGGAATCGATTGTTGTTTCGCCCACGGTGTATTTTTACAGGTGCCGGCCGCGTTACAGCTAACGCATGTGGAGCAGGCGCTGGCCGCACTGATTACAGCGCATCCGGCATTGGCGGCGTTTACTCGAGACAATCGGCTGATTGTCGGTGAGACACCCCCGATTGAGGTCACGGCACGTAGTTGTGTATGGGCAGTAACCGATGATCTGGCCTCCAGCGCGGAACTGGCGTTTGAAGCAGTCATCGAACAACTGGATTCTGCCGCTGGTCGGATGGTTCAGGCGGCGCTGCTGCAAGACGAACACCAGTCTTGCGGGTTGGTGCTGGTGATCCATCATCTGGTGGTGGATGGCGTATCGTGGCGGGTACTGTTGCCCGAATTACAACAGGCTGCAAATGCCGCAATGGCCGGGCAAGCTATCACGCTGGCGGCGGAAGAGCACTCCTTGCACGATTGGTCAGCCTATCTACAGGCGGATATGCCACGGCGGCGCGCTGAATTGCCATTCTGGCAGTCGATGCTGCAAGATGCGGTGCCGAGGCTGGGACACCGGGGGCTGGATCGTGAATATGATCGTCAGTACACACAATGTGAAAAACGTCTTTTGCTGGGAACGGCGCAAACTGCGGCGTTGCTGGGGGGGGTGCCCCACTACTATCGGGCCAGTGTCGAAGAAGTGTTGCTGTGTGCATTGAGCATGGCATGCGCTTGGCGATATGCAGTTTCCCAACTGCGTTTCACGCTGGAATCTCATGGGCGTATCGACGCCGGGCAAGGTGTGGATCTGGCGCGTACGGTCGGCTGGCTGACGGCAGAATATCCGGTGCAGATTGGCTGGTCCACTGTGGGTGATGATCTGCCCTGGCAGGCTATCCGGGCGGTAAAGCGTGTTCTGCGGGCGGTGCCGGATCGCGGTATTGGCTACGGCGTGCTGCGTTATCTGGATACCGACAACGAAAATGTGCTGGCTACACTGGAGCAACAGTATGCGCCGGAAATCCTCTTCAACTATCTGGGGCGTTTTGCTGCCGGGGAGGGCGAATGGACGCCCCAACGCACTCCACACTATTTCTGTGATGCGTTCGCGGTGGCGCAAGACCGTCAGATGCGTCTGGGCCATGCGCTGGAAGTGAATATTTTTGTTGATGAGCACCCGGCAGATTCCCGTCTGGCGATTAACTGGGGGTGGGCCGAGAGTATATTTACCGAACACGATATTGATGAACTGCATCGGGCAATGGTTCAGGCGGTGGATACGCTGCTGGCGCTCGCTCAACAGGATCCCCTGCGGGCGGCTGACACACTGGTTGCCGCGGACGTTGCTCTGCCGAGAGTAACGGACGACGATGTAGCCCAATTGACACGAACGTATGGACCATTGGCTGATGTGTTGCCCGTTCTGCCGCTACAACTCGGATTGCTGTTTCATGCCCAGGTGTCTGAAACGGCGGGGAGTTATAATTCACTAACCCGTCTGTCATTAAGCGGCTCGCTGCCGGTGGCGCATCTCAGTCGTGCGCTGGAAGCGGTGGTGCGCCATCATCCTCAGTTGGCAGCCCGTTTCGATACTGAACAGACGTTGACACCGTTACAGTTATTACCGTTACTGCGTGATGACACGGCTTACTGGTCGTTAGATGTGCGGTCGTTGCCGGCACTGGACACACAGAACGAGGCGGCAGCGTTGCTGACGCTGGAAAAAGCGGAGCTGGCACGGGATCTGTTTCATCAACCGGGTGCCATGCTCCATGCACTGCTGGTTCAGCATGCCGATGAACCACGTTATACGCTGTTTCTTACCGCCCACCATCTGGTGGTGGATGGATGGTCGACACCAGTATTGTTGCGCGATCTGTTCACCGTATTACACCATGGCGAAGCCGCGCTGGATGCGCATCGTGTCAGCTATCCTGACGTTATTCGTCAACTGGTGGCACGAGATCGCGCTATTTCCCGTCAGCGCTGGCAGAGTGTCTTGCAAGGTGTCCGTCCGACCCTGCTGTTTGGCGAGGCGTCGCCTACCAGTGAGGTCGGTGAACTGGAACTGTTACTGGAACCTGCGCTGGAACAGGGATTGGTAAGTTGTTGCCGCCAGTATGGGCTAACGCTCAATACCTTGATGCAGGGTATCTGGGGTGTGTTATTGAGTGCCTACAGCGGATTTGATGATGTCATTTTCGGCTCTCCGGTGTCGGGGCGCTTCGGTCAGATCGATGGTCTGGAGCAGCATGTCGGGTTATTCAGTAATACGCTACCGGTACGAGTGCAACTGGATGTGCAACAATCGCTATTAAGCCAGCTATCCGGTTTACAGGCTCAGCAAATTCAATTGATTGAGCATGATGATCTGGGGCTGGGAGAGATTCAGCAATTGGCTGGCAGTGGTACACTTTTTGATACTCTGTTGGTGGTGGAAAACTACCCCGATCACGGTGTACCCGGTGACGGTGTAATGGGGGTGCGTTGTGACGGTATCCACAACCGTGGTTACACCCATTACCCGTTGACTCTGCTGGTATTACCCGGCGAACGCTTGCGTCTGCTAATGGAGTATCGGGCGAATGTACCGCAGCCCCACCGTTTGGCGCAGCGTTTGTTGATGTTGTTGGAGCAAGTGGTTAAACGGCCAGAAGTACCGCTTGGTGAATGGGTGCTACAGACTTCGGACGAGCAAGCGCTGCTGGCCGTCGTCAATCAGACCGATCATGCCGTGCCCGCAGGAACCCTACATCAGGCCGTGGCCGAACAGGCGTACCGTACACCGGAACGTGTGGCGTTGGTAGACGGAGAACATCAATTGACTTACCGTCAGATGCGGATACAAACCCGCTTGCTGTCGGATCGATTGATAAATGCCGGGGTGCGGCCAGGAGACATTGTGGCGGTGGCGTTGCCGCGTTCAGTGCGGCTCAGTTTGGCGCTGATGGCGATTCTGGAAGCAGGTGCCGCCTGGCTGCCGCTGGATACGGGCTACCCTGATGATCGCCTGGTGTTAATGGTGGACGACGCCCAACCCCGGCTGATTATTACCGAAAGTCACTTACAGTCGCGTTTTGCGCCACTCGCCATGACACTGCTGTTGGATCGGCTGGCGGCGGAGGTGGATCAGCCGCCGGTATCATCAGTGGTGGCGGTGGACCCGCGACAGGCCGCTTATGTGATTTATACCTCCGGTTCAACCGGGCGTCCCAAAGGTGTGGTGGTTAGCCATCAGGCGATCGTTAATCGTTTGTGGTGGATGCAGGATTGTTACGCGCTCACTGGCGATGATGTGGTATTGCAGAAAACGCCATGCAGCTTTGACGTATCGGTGTGGGAATTCTTCTGGCCGTTGATGACCGGCGCACGTCTGGTCATGGCGCCGCCGGAAGCGCATCGCGATCCGGATGCGCTGCTGCAACTGATTGCCGATTATGCCGTCACTACCCTGCATTTTGTGCCGTCAATGCTGGCCGCCTGGGTCGGCGCGCTGGAAATGCGCCAGCGTCGGGACGTTGGATGCGATAGCCTGAGGCGCGTATTTTGTAGCGGTGAAGCGCTGTCGCGAGATCTGGCAGAAAGTTATCAAGCGCTGGTTGCCGCGCCGTTGCATAACCTGTATGGCCCGACGGAAGCCGCCGTAGACGTTACATATCAGCCGGCGTCGGGTGACGCGTTGGCACGGTGTTATGCGCCAGGCGTTCCGATCGGGAAACCAGTATGGAATACCCGGTTATATATACTGGATCGCTATCTGCGCCCGGTTCCTGTTGGTGTCGCGGGTGATCTCTATCTGTGTGGTGTACAACTGGCGGAAGGCTATTGGCGACGTCCAGATCTGACGGCGAGCCGTTTTATCGCCGATCCTTTTGCATCAGGCGAACGGATGTATCGCACGGGTGATATCGCCCGCTGGCTGGAAGACGGCGCGGTGGAATATCTTGGCCGTAGTGACGATCAGCTAAAAATCCGTGGACAACGCATTGAGCTGGGTGAAATCGAGCAGCAACTGCTGGCACAGCCCGGTATCGCACAGGCGGTGGTGTGCGCCCGGGAACTGGGGGAACACGGAAATCGCTTGCGTGGCGCGGATGCCCGCCAACTGGTGGCCTGGGTGATCCCGCAGGAAGGAACCTCTCTGGATGCTGATGCATTACATCAGGCGCTGGCGCGGCAATTACCTGCCCACATGCTGCCGGTCAGCTATGTACAAATGGACAATTTCCCGCTTAGCGCTAATGGCAAGCTGGATCGCAACGCATTGCCGGCACCCGCCGCGCCGCAGAATAGCGGACGTTTACCCAGATCGGACGGCGAACGTTTACTGGCGACGCTATTCGCCGATGCACTAGAACGCGAAACCGTCTTCGCTGACGATGATTTCTTTGTTTTGGGCGGTCATTCATTGTTGGCGATGCGTCTGGCGGCGGACATCCGTCGTCGTCTGAACCGGTCATTATCCGTCGGGCAGATCATGGTGGCACGTAGCGTTGAAAATATCGCTGCACTGCTGGACGGCACGACGGATGCCGATTCAGCGGAAAACCGGGGGATGGGGGACATTCTGCCACTGCGCACGGGTCGGGGTCCGACACTATTCTGTCTGCATCCGGCATCGGGTTTTGCCTGGCAATACACGGGGCTGCTGCGTTATCTGAGCGGACGTTACCCGCTGGTCGGCTTACAGTCGCCACGACCACAAGGTGGGATTGCCGATTGTGATTCGCTGGAGGAGATATGCGAACGCTATCTGGTCACCATTCGTCACATTCAGCCGCAGGGGCCGTATTTTCTGTTGGGGTATTCGCTGGGCGGTACGCTCGCTCACGGCATCGCCGCACGCTTGACACAGGTTGGTGAACGGGTGGCTTTTTTGGGGCTACTGGATACCTATCCGGTGGAAGGACAGGACTGGAGCGGGCCGAGTGAAGAGGACGCGCGTCATGAAGTGATGCGTGAACAGGCGGCGTTTATGGCGGCGGCGGAAGAGGAACCCGATCCGCAACTGCGTGCTGAAAAGGCTACCATGCTCAACAGCATAGTGGCGAATTATCAGGATGCAGTGCGTCTGCTTTCACAGGCCGTCACTCCGGATTATCACGGTGAAGTAACCCTGTTTGTGGCGACGCACACACTGCCTGCGGGAATGGATATTCAGTCAACCTGGGCACCGTATGTGAGTTCTCTGGCGCTATATCCGCAGCCTTGTGAGCATGCTGATATCCTCTCCCCGGCATCGCTGGAGTGTCTGGGTCCGTTGCTGAATCGGTTGTTGGCGGAATATTCGGAACTGGCATAG
- a CDS encoding MbtH family protein: MHQEQQNPFDDDSLVFSVLMNERRQYSLWPVFAALPTGWKRVFGPQSRASCIEYIENHWLDMRPADLKTISVTER; this comes from the coding sequence ATGCATCAGGAACAGCAAAACCCGTTTGATGATGACAGCCTGGTCTTTTCAGTGCTGATGAATGAACGTCGGCAATACAGCCTGTGGCCGGTGTTCGCGGCATTACCCACGGGGTGGAAAAGGGTATTCGGACCACAATCGCGGGCGTCTTGCATTGAGTACATCGAAAATCACTGGCTCGACATGCGACCGGCTGACCTGAAAACCATATCGGTGACTGAACGCTGA
- the fes gene encoding enterochelin esterase, which produces MSETQSSGCAAELISSPTAGEENWWRGIASMGTPLVESLDGKRVRVTFFWRDPAGDERQSAIQQVYIDVNGVTDHHSFQPQSLQRLAGTDVWHWSLDIEDDWRGSYSLIPVTGKQLPPAFSGDRQQRCQQQREWWCSLFPHAIADPLNPLQPHLTHRGESLSAAHMPYAPSQQAWLALDQGQATAPDSRRLQIFQWESLQLRNQRRIWLYSTGNTALPTQRPLIIVLDGQNWAEEIPLYSALEIETVSGQLPPAVWLFIDVIDMDCRERELTCNANFWQAVQTELLPLAAQHTSFSDDPQRTVVAGQSYGGLAALYAGLHWPHRFGRVLTQSGSFWWPNLKFITQFNACDSHEPGWLVEQVRQGVGTQTPLTIFQEAGDREQDIDFVNQQMNQALVAAGHRVNYRVYAGGHDALCWRGGLIDGTRWLLADVAGYE; this is translated from the coding sequence ATGTCGGAAACGCAGTCGTCGGGTTGCGCAGCAGAACTCATTTCATCGCCGACGGCGGGGGAGGAAAACTGGTGGCGTGGTATCGCCAGTATGGGGACGCCGTTAGTGGAATCATTGGATGGGAAACGAGTGCGAGTGACGTTCTTCTGGCGCGATCCTGCCGGAGATGAGCGGCAGTCCGCCATTCAGCAGGTTTACATTGATGTCAACGGTGTTACCGATCACCACAGTTTTCAGCCGCAAAGTTTACAGCGTCTGGCCGGAACGGATGTCTGGCATTGGTCACTGGATATTGAAGATGATTGGCGAGGAAGTTACAGCCTGATTCCGGTTACCGGGAAGCAATTGCCGCCGGCGTTTAGCGGTGATCGTCAACAACGTTGCCAGCAACAACGTGAGTGGTGGTGCTCATTGTTTCCGCATGCCATTGCCGATCCGCTTAATCCACTACAACCACATCTCACACATCGGGGGGAATCTCTTTCTGCGGCTCATATGCCGTATGCCCCGTCTCAACAGGCATGGCTGGCATTGGATCAGGGGCAGGCAACCGCGCCGGACAGTCGGCGGTTGCAGATTTTCCAATGGGAAAGCCTGCAACTGCGTAATCAGCGACGTATCTGGCTATATAGCACGGGTAATACTGCACTACCAACGCAGCGCCCACTGATCATTGTGTTGGATGGACAGAACTGGGCCGAGGAAATACCACTGTACTCCGCGCTGGAGATAGAAACGGTCAGCGGCCAGTTACCGCCGGCCGTTTGGTTATTCATTGATGTGATTGACATGGATTGTCGTGAGCGGGAGCTGACGTGCAACGCAAATTTCTGGCAGGCCGTGCAGACCGAGCTGCTGCCGTTGGCGGCACAGCACACCTCTTTTAGCGATGATCCACAGCGAACCGTGGTAGCCGGCCAAAGTTATGGTGGACTGGCGGCGTTGTATGCCGGTTTGCACTGGCCACACCGGTTTGGTCGGGTGTTGACCCAATCCGGTTCGTTCTGGTGGCCGAATCTGAAGTTCATCACTCAGTTTAACGCGTGCGACAGCCATGAGCCCGGTTGGCTGGTGGAACAGGTACGACAAGGTGTCGGCACACAAACGCCACTGACCATCTTTCAGGAAGCGGGTGATCGTGAACAAGATATTGATTTTGTCAATCAGCAGATGAACCAGGCGCTGGTCGCCGCCGGACATCGGGTGAATTACCGCGTCTACGCCGGTGGTCATGATGCGCTCTGCTGGCGCGGTGGCCTGATTGATGGCACTCGCTGGTTGCTGGCTGATGTGGCCGGATACGAATGA